Genomic segment of Motacilla alba alba isolate MOTALB_02 chromosome 26, Motacilla_alba_V1.0_pri, whole genome shotgun sequence:
CTCCTTCCAGGACCTGGTGGTCCTCTCGAGAGCCTTCTGTGCTCCTTCCAGGACCTGGTGGTCCTCTCGAGAGCCTTCTGTGCTCCTTCCAGGACCTGGTGGTCCTCTCGAGAGCCTTCTGTGCTCCTTCCAGGACCTGGTGGTCCTCTCGAGAGCCTTCTGTGCTCCTTCCAGGACCTGGTGGTCCTCTCGAGTGCCTTCTGTGCTCCCTCCAGGACCTGCTGTCCCTCCCGAGTGGCCCCCATATCGCTGCCGGACCCGCTGTCccctcccgtgtcccctccGGGACCCGCTGTCTCCTGCCCGGGAGTGCCCCCGTTGGCACCTGCTGCCCCCTCCCGAGTGGCCCCCGTGTCCCCTTCGGGACCTGCTGTCCCTCCTTGCTGCCCCCCATGTTCCTTCCAGGACCTGATGTCGCTCCCGGGACGTGATGTCCCCTCCGGGGTGCCCCCTGTGTTCCTGTTGCAGCCTGATGTCCCCTTCGGGGTGCTCTCCCGTGTCCCCCTCCAGGACCGGCTGTCCCCTCGGGCGtgctccccgtgtcccctccagGACTTGATGtcccctccccgtgtcccctccagGACCGGGTGTCCCCTCCGGAgtgcccccgtgtccccctccAGGACTTGATGTCCCCTCCCATGTCCCCCTCCAGGACCGGGTGTCCCCTCGGGCActccccccgtgtcccctcggGGGTGCGCCCCGTGTCCCCTGGGGTCGGGCACCCCTCGGGGCTGTCCCGTGCCATCCTGGTGCCGGCTGTCCCTTTGTGTGCCCGcctgtccccgcggtgtcccccgGTGCCGGTGTCCCCCGGTGCCGGTGTCCCCGCGCCCTGCCGCGCTCCGGGCGGTTCGGGGGTCCCTCCCAGGCCGGGCTGTTATCAGCTCCGGGGCGGGGTGGCCGGGCTCTGATAAGGGGGGGCAGCTTTGGGGTGCCCTATCTGCCCCCGCCACCCCGCAGCCCCTGGCGCGGGGGGTTCGGGACGGAGGGGACGCCTTTTGGGGTGGcctcccagcacctccctgtcccccttGGAAGGGGTTTGGGCCCTGTCTCGTTGCTGCAGAGCTTTGGGGTcgctcctgctcctgtgctctccCCGTTTCCTTCGGTGCTCCCGGCGCTCAGGGAGGCTCTGCCCGGCTCTGGGGTGGGATTTGGCCTTTAAACCCCGAATTCAGCGGCAGCCGAAGGGCCTGAACCCCCCCAGATGCGgggatggagcactgcaaacaccaCTGGTTCCCTGAAAAACCCTTTAAAGGGTGTTCTTTGGGATTTCACCTTCAAACTCTGAATTCAGTGGCACCTAAACCCCAcctgcctgcagggatggagcactgcaaacaccaCTGGTCCCCCGAGAAACCCTTCAAAGGGTGTTCTTTAGTGTTTCACCTTTAAGCCCCAAATTTAGTGGCACCTAAAGCCCCCAAACCCCTTTCTCAcagctccttttccctccccagagcactacaaatgctgagaaaaaaggcttttctttagGATTTGACTTTTAAACCCTGAATTCATTGGCAGCCAAAGGGCCTGAACCCCACCTGCCTGTGgggatggagcactgcaaacaccaCTGGTTCCCCGAGAAACCATTTTTAAAGGGTGTTCTTTAGGATTTCACCTTCAAACTCTGAATTTAGTGGCACCTAAACCCCACCTGCCTGCGgggatggagcactgcaaacaccaCTGAGACAAAAGGGTTTTTAGGATTTGGCCTTTAAACTCTGAATGTAGTGGGAGCTAAGGGCCCTAAACCCCTTTCTCACTGTGTTtttccctgccccagagcaCTGCCAACACCACTGGTTCCCTGAGAAACCCTTCAAAGGGTGTTCTTTAGGATTTCACCTTTAAACTCTGAATTTAGTGGCACCTAAACCCCACCTACTTTTGGGATATCCTTTCTCactgtgttttttcctccccagagcACTCCAATCACTGAGAAAAAAGGGGTTTTCTTTAGGATTTGACTTTAAACCCCAAATTCATTGGCATCTGAAGCCCCCAAACCCCTTTCTCActgctcttttccctccctggAGCACTCCAAACACCGAGAAAAAAGGGTTTTCTTTAGGATTTTACCTTTAAACTCTGAATTCAGTGGCAGCTAAAGGGCCTGAACCCCACCTGCCTGTGGGGATGGAGCACTGCAACCACCACTGGTTCCCCGAGAAACCATTTTTAAAGGGTGTTCTTTAGGATTTCACCTTCAAACTCTGAATTCAGTGGCACCTAAACCCCACCTGCCTGTGgggatggagcactgcaaacaccaCTGAGACAAAAGGGTTTTTAGGATTTGGCCTTTAAACTCTGAATGTAGTGGGAGCTAAGGGCCCTAAACCCCTTTCTCACTGTGTTtttccctgccccagagcaCTGCCAACACCACTGGTTCCCTGAGAAACCCTTCAAAGGGTGTTCTTTAGGATTTCACCTTCAAACTCTGAATTTAGAGGCACCTAAACCCCACCTGCCTGTGGGGATGGAGCACTGCCAACACCACTGGTTCCCCAAGAAACCCTCCAAAGGGCGTTCTTTAGGATTTCACCTTTAAACTCTGAATTTAGTGGCACCTAAACCCCACCTACTTTTGGGATGTCCTTTCTCactgtgttttttcctccccagagcactccaaacactgagaaaaaaaggttttctttagGATTTGACTTTAAACCCCAAATTCATTGGCATCTAAAGCCCCCAAACCCCTTTCTCACAGtgtttttccctccccagagcaCTACAGACACCACTGGTTCCCCGAGAAACCCTCCAAAGGGCGTTCTTTAGGATTTGACCTCTAAACTCTGAATTTAATGGCATCTGAAGCCCCCAAACCTCTTTCTCActgctcttttccctccccagagcactacaaatgctgagaaaaaaggattttctttagGATTTGACTTCTAAACCCCGAATTTAGTGGCATCTGAAGCCCCCAAACCCCTTTCTCACTGCTGTTTCTCCCTCCCCAGAGCACTGAGATACCCTTCAAAGGCTTTTCTTGAGGATTTGACTTTAAACCCCAAATTCATTGGCACCTAAAGCCCCCAAACCCCTTTCTCACTGCgtttttccctccccagagcaCTACAGACACCACTGGTTCCCCGAGAAACCCTCCAAATGGTGTTCTTTAGGATTTCATCTTTAAACTCTGAATTTAGTGGCACCTAAACCCCACCTGCCTGTGgggatggagcactgcaaacaccaCTGGTTCCCCGAGAAGCCCTTCAAAGGGCGTTCTTTAGGATTTCACCTTTAAACTCTGAATTTAATGGCATCTGAAGCCCCCCAAGCCCCTTTCTCACTGCgtttttccctccccagagcaCTACAGACACCACTGGTTCCCCGAGAAACCCTCCAAAGGCTCCGGCTACCGCTGCATCCGCATCAACCAGAGGATGGACCCGCTGATCAGCCGGGCAGGGGGGCACGTGGGGCTGAGCGTGCCCCAGCTGTACCAGCTGCTGCCCCGCGAGCTGACGCTCTGGGTGGATCCCTACGAGGTCTCCTACCGCATCGGCGAGGACGGCTCCATCTGCGTCCTCTACGAGGCCACCAAagccaccgccgccgccgccagctCCTACGGGGGCATGCTGACCTGCAAGAACCAGATGATGCTGGGCCGTAGCAGCCCTTCCAAAAACTACATCATGACTGTCTCCagttaaaaaagagaaaaaaagaccaaaaaaaaaatcaaaaaaaaacacgacaaaaaaaccaaccaaaaaaaccaaaaaaaaaatctcctcctTGTCCTTACACTGCCGAGACACAGGCTACTGTAATACCTCGAGCTGAGGATCTATTTTTAAGATGAAGagctatttatattttttaaaaaaacaaaacctccagaaaatccaaaattaaaaatttcgGGCGCCGCTCTGAGCCGTGGCGGCGCCCCAGGTGCCTTTTCTAAAGCTGGTGCAAGCTTGtgagtttttctggtttttttaaattattattattattattattatattattattattattggtgGTGTTGGTGTTGTTGtgaagctgagctctgcctcgTGTCGTGCCGGGTGACGATTTTGGGGCTGGCTTTGGAATGGGGTACGAGGGGGTGAAGCCACTCTGGGGGTGGCTGGCGGTGTCACCTCGTCGCCACCCTGCTGTCACCTTCGCTGGTGTCGCTGGAGGTGCTGCCCTGA
This window contains:
- the BTG2 gene encoding protein BTG2, producing MSHSHSQRRGPRADMVPEIAAAVGFVSGLLRTRGCVSEQQLQVFSGALREALTEHYRHHWFPEKPSKGSGYRCIRINQRMDPLISRAGGHVGLSVPQLYQLLPRELTLWVDPYEVSYRIGEDGSICVLYEATKATAAAASSYGGMLTCKNQMMLGRSSPSKNYIMTVSS